A stretch of the Lolium perenne isolate Kyuss_39 chromosome 3, Kyuss_2.0, whole genome shotgun sequence genome encodes the following:
- the LOC127340019 gene encoding F-box protein At3g07870-like: MDGGTGFPSGSDVLARIFRRVQGNARRRLRLVCRHWRQVIDTRTATSLKSRAMTLVVTVERAYVFDDLSTERCSWEMTQWPGRFWDPTKMVGSCNGIICLCDRIGNILLHNPVNHEYLAVPSLPPGYHSGTPIWHQTYSFTHDQATGRYMVVHAPGIFGGQVMVFVLGEASWRDVAVPFPTHNFKDGFLTIDSTMYWAVEGKKGKKVIMSFELDGERAPSVVPLPSSTADDSWRLTQVLGRLAIVLGTEVWVMEQLRWSRWYSLQFWRPRNQPKWHDSQHLTRPHFALGSNRVLAWQWLSTGGGCALYQYTASNDTKKARRGTVDIGGSGQGTMVAEITTAYDTFQRFDYVQTMEKLRVYKCW, encoded by the coding sequence ATGGACGGCGGCACAGGCTTCCCCTCTGGCTCGGACGTCCTGGCGCGCATCTTCCGGCGCGTCCAGGGCaacgcccgccgccgcctccgcctggtTTGCCGGCACTGGCGCCAGGTCATCGACACGCGCACGGCGACGAGCCTGAAAAGCCGCGCCATGACGCTCGTCGTCACCGTGGAGCGCGCGTACGTCTTCGACGACCTATCCACGGAGCGATGCAGCTGGGAGATGACTCAGTGGCCCGGCCGCTTCTGGGACCCTACGAAGATGGTAGGATCATGcaacggcatcatctgcttgTGCGACCGTATCGGCAACATCCTTCTACACAACCCGGTGAACCACGAGTATCTGGCCGTGCCGAGCCTGCCGCCGGGGTACCACAGCGGCACCCCGATCTGGCACCAGACCTACAGCTTCACGCACGACCAGGCGACGGGTCGCTACATGGTCGTGCACGCCCCGGGAATCTTTGGTGGCCAAGTCATGGTGTTCGTGCTCGGAGAAGCGTCCTGGCGGGACGTCGCCGTACCCTTCCCAACTCACAACTTCAAGGACGGTTTTCTAACCATCGACAGCACGATGTACTGGGCCGTGGAGGGCAAAAAAGGGAAGAAGGTCATCATGTCGTTTGAACTCGACGGCGAGCGGGCTCCGTCTGTCGTTCCACTACCGTCGTCCACAGCAGATGACTCCTGGCGCTTGACCCAGGTGCTTGGGAGGCTCGCCATCGTCTTGGGTACCGAGGTGTGGGTCATGGAGCAGCTCAGGTGGAGCCGCTGGTATAGCCTGCAGTTCTGGCGACCGCGGAATCAACCAAAATGGCACGACAGCCAGCATCTCACGCGGCCGCACTTTGCTCTTGGAAGCAATCGCGTCTTGGCGTGGCAGTGGCTATCCACGGGGGGAGGCTGCGCATTGTACCAGTACACCGCGAGCAACGACACCAAAAAGGCACGGCGTGGCACGGTGGACATCGGAGGGAGTGGCCAGGGTACGATGGTAGCCGAAATTACGACGGCGTACGATACCTTCCAAAGGTTTGACTACGTTCAGACCATGGAGAAATTGAGGGTCTACAAGTGCTGGTGA